The nucleotide window GGGATTCGACAAAAGGAGCATAGCAACCCGCACTGCAGCTCTTGTTGTGCTGCACTGCTTCCTTTCAGTCTATCAAAAGCACCAGTTTTGTAAAGTGAGGTCATTATTTGGCAAGTTTTGGcaagatttagatttagatgaACATTTAAGGAAGAAAAACTGCACATATTAAAAGCATATTGGTGAGTTAACATAAagggggttaaaaaaaagcaacatttctgtATTAATCCACCAAAAATCCTCCTGTTGTTTCTTGTTATAAACAGGGTCACTGAACCACGGCTAAAAATGCGAGTTCTTGTTAAATGTTGCAACTTCTTGAGTGAAAGCATTTGGCTGCACTTTGAAATAAAGCAGGATCTTGCAACCATTATTTTTTAGAAGTTTCAATAAGTCTGTGCACCTTTAGTCTTCCTTATAGGTGCGGCGAGGTGTGTCGCTCCATGATATGACCACCAAAGTCAAACATTTACTTTATCAGATCTAGATTTCAGCTCTTTACTTTTCCTTTCTGTTTGCTCTCTTCTATTTCATTACCGTTTCAGTCGACATGATGTTTATCCAAactgtgtatctgtatgtttctgatctgtaaacaaacaactcaAATTATTGTCTGTTTATCACAGAAACAAAATTAGGGTTTGGAAAGTCCAGTAAATATTATTCCCCTTGGTCCGCAGCTTTGATTCATCATGGACGGCTGACATTATGTCTATTCGTCTGTTCCAACAATAACTTCAGTATCTAGCAGACAAGCGGCAGCTGGACGTGAATAAACTGATTTCCATAgtttaaatatagaaaaaactTATTTGACCCCCTGACATAAAGAGGAAACTGATGATTCAACTGATGAAAATGTCACTGTTACATCACAAGAATACATGCTAACATCCACGCAGCGGACACCAACTATGAATGATGCTATCATGctaaactaaaagaaaacaCCCAGGAAGTAGATACTTTACTCTACTCCACCAGAGCTCTGCAATCCTCCaataactgaaaatgtttaGAAAGTTTTAGTTTGCACTTGAATCCAGATCTGCTTTAGCATTCGATTCATTTGTGAATTTAAAGGTggaatatttgatgttttttaacccttacagaCTGTTCAGGGGCAAATTTGAGCCGTTTTTACATCTGAGAGAGCTAAAAAATTAGCTTGAAATTAGATGACTttccctaatgtgacccagaatatacaaagaaggaaatatttcaactttttaaaataattttttgtaGCATGTTTGACCCATTTatcaaaaaaattcaaatatcatcattcaaaatgtgttcattcttctcatttaatataatttgttgaaaTTGGACCATAGTATAGtgttttttatgtagttttaaacactctctgctctctgaaagcttcatcaAGGATTAATCATGTTTGTTTatgactgatgaggtctttATGAATGACTTGTGGTTCAAAAGTTTAGTATAAAGATTAATTATGAGGAAATGTgacgggtcagaatatgaacagcactgtatgtgagggttaataaTAGATACTAGTAATGGGTCTCATGGATGTGTGTCATTAAAGTGATTTGAAGTGACAAAGCCAGAAGTAATTTAAtagtatgtttattattttttggtttgtttttttagtgatAAGAATAGTAATACCACAACTCTATTTCCTCTCAGCTATATGAAGCGTTTTACTGTCTTTCATCTCATTGTTTTGATTCTTACAATGAGCTCGTAACATTTTGGCTCACTCTCTCACGGCTCTGAGCTGGCTGGTTTCAGAGAAAAGGCCCAGATAAACTGACTGCCAGGCACTAAACAGACTGACATTTGGAGTCATGACAGAAACTCAACTCCAAATGAAAGCTAATTTTGCTGAGAGTGTGGAAAGGCAGCTGtttattaacactattgatgtaTAAATCTTTACAAGATGACAATATGCTATCTACTGCCCAGAAGTggtcaaaaaaataataaaaaagctgttttaaataGTAACTCAACATCACTCACATTCATTctaaagctgctataatcatTATTGATATACACTCTTAATCAAATGACAAAGTGTGACATCAGCGATGTTGCTCttagtgatgaacccacagataattatgagcgactctgcagctctgctcggCTTTATAGCGAGCTTCAGCTCACTGTATTACTGTCTGGCTGtgactttactgttttggttcactcagGCAGCTGTTTTTGAGAGAAAAACCAACAGTACTCTAcatgctcagcaccaaacagcaaacacacacagttagcaactagctggtgaacataatggagtCTTTAGAAGCTATGGAGccaaatatttccctcaggaatTGATAGAAACGCAAAATCggagctaaaagagagaggaTTTTGGACTTAAACAAGACtacaaataaatcatgatgttgCTCCCTAATTACTGGATGTGTATATAAgaaactgtttgctaacaagttcaacatattaACTTAAAGGATGACGATATGTATTGTTCACGACTCGTGTTttctgcccccaagtggccaaaaaaaatcacttaatgcaggtttaaagtgtGCAGAGATGTGTTCATTTAAATAGATCATGTTGATGTAACGTCACTTAAAGGCAAAATGTCATGAAATTTGCAGGATTTCTTGGAACTGACATGTATACGTGTTGTAATTTGGTTGCAATAGCATAGTTAGCTTAACCCATTTAagaatgatgtaaaatatgccACACCTACAAGAatctgtatatgtatgtataacatcaacatcaaaagacaaatgaaaagcTTTTCAGGAGGTTTTGAAACATGTATCCAATTTGGTGTAAATCAGGTCAAGATCGGAGGATGAATGGTGTTAAAAGTGCGCCTACATGATGGCTCTCTCAGCACCGTAGGGTataatttgttcatttgttcCTTTCCATAACTTTCCACCTCATTGCACTGAAATCTGCAGATTATCCTGCAAACAAACTTGACAccacagtgaagaagaagcaAAGTATTTACTGTACCGGTCTGAATAAGCCGTACAAAGCTCCTCTCCGCTGTCAGACTAATGCTTTATGTAACACTAAATGCGTGCAGGTGTCAGGTAACTTAGTGAAAAGACTTCAACCGCTTCCTTCAACACGCCCAGctgacaggacaggacaggaccgGCTGGCTCACACAAGCAACAACCACACCTGGTTAACTGGTTTCACTATTTAAGCCTCCATTTACTTAAATAGCCACACAGTACAATCCTTAAATAAGTATTACATGGCGCTATAATAACACAGcaaatagatatatatagatgtatAGTATAATGACTTAGCAGAGTCTTTGAGTCAAGTGCTGCAGGTCAGAAAAAACAGGATTTTCCTCTGGTGTCGAGTTGCACTTTAAAGTAAGTAAAACGTGCACTAAGTTACGCAGTTTAAATGCATCATGTTGCTGTTGCTTCACCTACAGACGTGAAATTATGAGGAATTGTTGAGGATTGCTTGAGGATGTGTTGTTTGAATTAAGTTGCAATTGCTCAAGTACATATTTCCACATCCTCaggtttgttttggggttttttaaacaTGTGCATTCCTCAATTACACGTAGGAAGTCTTTAAAAAAGCTGATTTATATAGTCAAGATGTCTAAATTCAATGTGTTTTGGGTTTTGgggttaaattaaaatatgaattagaCATCTGGAAGTGCTACGAATGATCTGAAACAGCATTTAGACGTATATTTTGGAcataaaatgtacagaaaatatATCTTGTCAGTTAAATTAGTAAATATAGGCCTGAtatgataaaacatttactgaCTTTTATGGTGacggcacaaaaaaaaaaaggttataagGGTGTAGCGTTTGGACTCTTATCTCTAAAACCGATATAACATTTATGGCTCAGTGTGCATGTTGGCTCTTGTGACACACAGGTACAaacactttcacttttttttttttggagacaGTACTTACATTCATTACCTGGAGACTTAAGTATAAACTTTAACCACTCACCCAAACTTTTGTCCTCAAGTTCAACAAGCTGTCTCCAATTAACCAGTCTTAAGTGAGAATTTTGTCCTGGCTTagtcactaacacacacataaacacaagttTGTCTTTgtatccttgtgaggacactcaATGAATAATGCATTACCCAACCCCCATAACCAAAAACTCTAATCTTAACCTTTAAACTAAGTCTTAAACCTTAAAATTCATCATTGAAGTTGCGAGAACTGGTTAAAATGTTCTCATAATGCTGGTTTGCAGCTGAAATTGGTTCTCTCAGGGATATAAGgacatgcccacacacacaccaacacacacgcagagagaaaacacacaaaggagGTCTGAACTCCACCCATCACGCGTCAGTATCGACCTTTCTCAGCAGGTGTCACATCTAGTTTCTTTCCATGCGCTCAGAGGATTGAAGGTGATTCCTTcggcctctctctctttccttttctctgtgtgtgctgtcaCTTCCCGGATCCAGCGTGTCCTGGCTCCTGTGGAAAGTTTCTAAAGTTTTCTATTGAGGAGGtcggagcagcagcaggagaaagaggaggaggaggaggaggaggagggggagctcTGTTAGTTTCACAGCGGTGCAGCAGCACCGACGCACGGATCCAACAGTGGTGCGCGAGCGGCTCGGAGCTCCGGGATGTCGGCGGTGAAAGCGCTGCAGCAGTGGTGCCGGCTCCGGTGCGAGGGCTACCGGGATGTGTCCATCACCAACATGACCACGTCCTTCAGGGACGGAATGGCCTTCTGCGCCCTCATCCACAAACACAGACCCGATCTCATGTAAGtagagaagctgaaaccagaagaccgaaagaggagctcagtgtttgctcagtttttttttttaaacttctgatTATTTACAAACAGAACTTTtaaactttcctccttctttcctaaCTATACCTAAACTATATCTTCAGCTTTCATACCGGGTCACACTGCAGTGGGACttagagaaaagagagaagttgAGTTTGGTGGGTCTGAAGGAAAAACAGGAGCAGGATATAGGAGCTCAGCTGTGGACTGATTGAATCAGGCTGTAGCTGCTGACTGTAGAGCTCAGCTGATCAAAAGCAGAAGTTATtatgattagattttttaaaaacccaccTATTTGTGTTTAGGAGGaaacaacatatataaatagagcacaaatattttttaaggtAAATTTGTTTACCAATAAGCTCCATTATGAGCTACACTAGGCTGACTGTAGAGGGCACACCTCCATCTGAGCTGCAACAATCAGTCCATCAATCAAGTCACTTGACAGAATAGTCTCTGATATTAATAATGGTTTATAGTCATGAGACAAGAAGAaatcttgttccagcttcttaattgtgaatatttttagatttttaaaaatcttatatgacagtaaactgaatagcTTTGAGTTGtggaccaaaaaaaagacatttaaggacatttttgtgctttgtgatcaacatttttcaacattttcctGACATTTGATAGACCAACTCACTGACtgattaatggagaaaatactCGTTGggttaattgataatgaatCATTAGTTTTAACCTTACGTCAATCCAAACTGAGTCAGCTGTAACACCTGTTTTCCATGGAAACTAGCTGAGAGGTCCAAATATTTATCTAAAGTCGCCCATAAACAGTCTAGCTTCTGCAACTCCAAGTGTTAGTTGTCATGTAAGGATGCAAACTAGTCCAAACACACCTAAACATTAACAGTTCAACTGAAGGAGCCAAATACTATCcacttttatgtagttttaaCATCCACTAATATGTGCAGGGGGAACCATCACACAGAAGCAGGAAAGTGGATGTTTATACACTTGGACTGGATTTTAATTTATCTGTGCAGCTGTCAGATCGGTGACTGGACATTTTCACTCATGTCTGTAACTTCCATTAACAATGTTTATAGGACAGAGTGCAGGACTTGAGATTTGACTCccttaaagtccccctccacttaAATATGTGCTTTTCTTTATTGCTTCACTATGCAGAAAAAGATGTTTTGGCTTTCTTCTGCACTCACCTCGAAACTAGAGTTCAAGACAAGTACCTGCGAGCAGGACTGTGACGTCACAACTTGTTATGTGTGGGAACCTGAAGCCTCCAGTAAACAACAATTTTCAACACAGCTGAAAAATTGGATGATTCAGTGAAGCAGGAGGGAGAATGCAGACCTGCAATGACCAGTCGATTGACCGAAAACTCATCGTCAGCGATTTTGATAGTCGAATAGTTGCAGAAATTGCAAAAAACTGACTGGTTCCAGCTTCCCAAACGTgaatattttgtagtttttatacTGATTATCTTTGAATTCCAGACAAAAGTTggagaaagagacattttaaaaagtacctACAGGACTTTTCCCCCCTGTGAGTACATATCTGACACAAATTAGTATCcactgtattatattttatgccTGGAGGCGATCTTTAAAGACTTGACTTCAGATTTGAAAGCAAAAACGTTCATTATGACCTAAAAATGACTTAAGAGGGCAACAGGCACATAGCCATACATGTCACATATTTAACCTTCATGCCTGTTCATCAAAAAACTTGGTCTCAACTATAAATCACAATATTTGCTTTGACAGGAATGgtgaaatgtaattttgagTATTCAGAGTCCTTAAAGACTCATTGACTTGAATGTTGCTTATTGAGACTTGGTGACTTGATTTAGACCTGCCCTGAAGCAGCTGGGTGAGACTGGATTTGGACTTTCCCCTAAAGGCGTAAAACCAGTCGGTTATTGTCATGctgtaaattaaatgaatgcacTTGCCTCTGCTGCTCACCCAGTTTGTCTTCATGTcgatcatcctcatcatcctgcAGCTGTAATGAAACGTGTCGGCTTTGTTTGGCGGCTGCACgacaaaggagaggaaaggatgCCCCCCAGTTTTTAGGACTACCACTTACTTTGTGTAATTCTGTACAAACATTTACTGCATGTCTGTCCGTCCTGGAAGAAGTATCACTCCTCTGCTATTTCCCCCTGCGGCAAATTTGTGGTTTTTATGATATAAAATTGACATTATTCAATCtcttgatcctttttttttttagatgaaattatttattgttgagTCAATTCAGAAGTCAGTCAACAGTGAAAAAGATCTAAAAGGCCGAGGGGATTTCAACAATGTCAAACTCAGAGACGGTCCAttgacactgaaaataaaacagagaaacatttgAGAAGCCGGAATGTTTTTCTTGATAACCAACTGAAGCGAGTAATAGATGAAAAAAACTGGTTTTTCCTTTTTGGGTTTATTGACTAACCAGTTAATCTGCAAATCATTTCAGATCCATGCAGTATATCCTCAAGTCAGTTTGGAGCCAGAATCAATATTGGGAAATTTAGCTCTGTTGTATTCTtcctggaaaaaataaataagactagCTTCTTTGTACTTTCCTGGGAATTTCCATCAGGGAATAATAGTTTATATTTTAGCTTGACAGTTTTAAAGTGTTTTGGTATTTCAGATGGTCTGAATCAGATCTGTCCTCGCTTGGCTTTGGATTAATTCTCCAAATGAGTTGCAGTCTCTCACTGAACTTTGGCCAGTTTGACACACAGACGCCTGGTTTTGTTCCAGAGCGGTCATTATGACAAACAGTAGTTTCATTTTAGGAAGAGACGCAGCTATTCCAGTCATTTCCATTCCAGTTTTTACTTGCAGCCTCACCAGCGTGGCGGCATATTTCATGTTTACATGGGTTAAAGCACGCAACATTGGTTAAAGGCTCAGCTCCACTTCACTCAATATAAACTTTTCTCATGCTTGTGATGCGCTCTCATGCCTGAGATTTATGCGGCCATGTGATCAGTGACACAGCAGCAGTCATGTAACCCATCAGTTACACTGTCAGTGTCATGATATATGTTGAACTGAGGGGGGCTGTGCATGACTAAAAAACAGGCTGCTCGTAAACAAATGAATGAGGAAGGGAAGTTGGATCACAAGTGTGTGTtactaatgtttttttcctctgttgcaGAAATTTTGATTCCCTGAAGAAGGAAAATGtctatgacaacaacaaactggtAAGACATGTTCAGATTCTTCATATTTAATCATGCGAGTGTTTTTGAATAAGCAGATGTTTCCATTATATGTCTCTTAACTCTGATCCTTGAGTTGATAAATGTACGTTTTGCACTGGAGGTTTATCTCATCTGCAACTATTTACTTAAAGTGGGGCAGTTTGGTAGCCCGGTGCAGCACATGACACATATCTGCAACGTTCCTGGCTCCAATCTGACAAGggatctttgttgcatgtcatatccatttttctctccctttttcctgttggcctcttcACCAGTAGCTGTTCAGTAAAGGCAAAAAGTGGCCAAACACgtaaacctttaaaaataacaaccaaataaatttgaaattattaGTCAGTTAATAAAATAGTCTAATGACAGAAATGATATTGGTGCAAATTATATACCACAGTTTCAGTATCAATGCTGAGCAGTTGGGAGCAGCGGAAATAAATTCATATCTCACAGCAGACTTTAAATCtgtcacatcatcacatttcaaGCTGATATGCAGTTACGGAGCAACGTTATGGTGAACATGTGTCTGTTCACTATTCATTCTCTTTTGCTCCAGTTTTGGTCTCCACccactcctgagggaaatatatctcattagctgctaaatgctccattgtGTTCACCAGTTAGTcacttactgtgtgtgttaccatttggtgctgagcaggtagtgtacagtgtgattttagagctttttctccAAAATGAGCACTATGAGAgcggtgagagtgaaccaaagtTACAGCCAggcagctaaacaatgagctgaaactcacctTTAAACTCCATAAAGCTGAGGGAGGCTGAAGACTGGCTAGCTGCTATTTCTCTGTAGGTTTATCATTACGAGTGATGCTtctcacattacacattgtcatttaACACATTATTCATATACAAATATTGGTTATAGTCACTTTTACAAAATACATCAAAGCGCACAATGCATCATTGTTAAATAAAGAGCTTTTCTTGACTGAGATTTCCAAAATCCAAAATTAGAAAAGTTTGTTGGTTTAAATCAGGAAGTAATAAGTAAACAAAGactaaaaatctgaaaaaagcaACTTTTGACTGGATAATATTTACGTCATTGTAGTTTAATGTTGAAAGGTCACgcttttaaatgatattttcacaaaataatctcaactcaaagtcCATTTATAAGCTTTTTTCCAGGGTTTTCAACTGCATATCACAGCCTTCATCAGCATGGAGTTTGAGATGGCTCATTTATCATTACGTTACCTCAGTGTGAACTTTGCTTTCATAATACCAGATGATGACTTTGACTTTTGGgtgtggttgaaagctccacAAAAAGCTAgcaagtggaccttgagttaagattattttgtaaaactgtctatatttgggttttttgacTGTTGGCATTTTAAATACGTCACTGTAGGCTTGGGGACATTGTGATTTCactagtttgacattttatagactaactgatcaatttaaaaataatcaggTAATTTATTGATAATTAAAAAGAATTTGGTTGCAGCCCCTTAAATGGCTTCGACATGTGTGTTGACTCTGGATGTTACATCAGCACCACTCGATGTTGGCTAATAGGGAATTTTCAAAATTAGAGCGGGTCAGTGTTCAAAcagagctgagaggagaagTCATTGCCAAACTCGGAGTGTTTCAATGTGAGCACTTTGACTTTGGCTCCTTGGTTGCAttctttactttcatttttgtctCTGGAGCTTCATTATTGGACTTCAAGCCCTGCGACCGACGATAGTTTAACACAGCACACTTCTGTTCTCTTTTAGCTGAGTAACACACTGTTCTGAATGTTAACTGGAACAATAGGCAggtcaataaaaaaagacaataaaccGCATACAATGAAAGTGCCGTGTAGCGCTACAACAAAGTAAACGGCGATTTTTATGGCTCCCTTGATCATCTGATTACTGATTAAGTTATGCCTCTCGTGTGCTTTGGCTTGCCtctgcttgttgttttttcatgccTCCCTGGAAACGCTGAATGCGAGAGTCTCGTTGGGAAATTCCTGACTCACTAACTCTCTTAGCACATGAGGTGTAGATTTAATCTGTGGTCAGAATCTGGTCATTTgaaaacaatttattaaaagGACAGGTTTGCAGTTTTTCcaagtctgccttaaaacaacagtcaggtgtccatactgtaatcattcttcctgtttgtACTGTCTGTTAAAGATATCCTTCAAATGAGCTTTGAATCAAAGTAACGGGGGCCAAAATCCAtattattttgtgcaaaaactgcatttaaaagtttatttgaagctgaTATGAGGCTTCAGTAGTCTCAATTATgaatatcaagtggatatctgccacatttacagtctttttatagcgttaaattccctctttgtgtttcctctgacaATGTTTCCCTGCCGTGCTGCAGTGGAAGTTTAATAACAGAAAGCGGGACTATAAAAAGGTTCAACAATTATAAAACTTTCTCTGGGACACTGAAACTCTCAAACATGCACTTAACACTGACATCAAGCAGCAAGGGTCATGTCATGAAGTGTGTAAAGTTTCAGAGAGTCTGAATTTTCCTCTTTTGGCCAGTCTAGAGTCGAAAATTACACCATGAGCGTCTTCTGTCGATGTTATTTGCAGGCGTTCCAGGTTGCGGAGGAGCAGTTGGGAATTCCTGCGCTGTTGGACGCGGAAGACATGGTGGCTCTCAAGATTCCTGACCGCCTCAGTATCCTGACATACGTCTCTCAGTACTACAATTACTTCCACGGACGCTCCCCGAGTGAGTAtccatgtctgtctgtgttagTCTTTGCCTTCTGTTCCTCTATCTGCTCATCTCATCTGttcatgtctctgtgtgtgtgtgtgtgtgtgtgtgtgtgtgtgtgtgcttgtttgctGCAGTTGGTGGGATGGCAGGTATAAAGCGACCGGCGGATGAGCCGACAGATGAACCGGCTGGGAAGAAGTACGAACCGGTGTCCGCTAAGGTGTTCCCCTCGTCGAAGCCTGCCAGAGAAAACAGCCCACCTCGCTCCTCCAACATCACAAAACCCTTCCCATCCCCAAAACAAAGCAGGAATGCCATGCAGGTAATCTCCTCCACCTGAGTAATCTGCACAAGCATCACAAAGTTATGagcttcatttttttatttcaaatgtcttgtcttgttttttgaAATGACTTTACTAACCTGGAGGATGACCTCAATGGCTACAAAAAACCCTACATTGCCTCCAATCAATCGTACGTCATGAATGAAGTCGTCATTTCCACCTGATGAaacctcctttttctttcctcttctagAATGTGCTGGTTGAGAAATCCAACAAGACGGGCACGCTGAGTAACAAGTGTGCCTCCTGTAACCAGCACGTTCACTTGGTGCAGCGACAGATGGTGGACGGGAAGCTCTACCACAGGAACTGTGCCAAGTAAGGAACTTAGAAACAAGACAATCAAGACAGTGAATTGAAATAATGATCTTTTTTAAACCGATGTTACAAGGTGCCTCACATACggcagaaaatgaaaacaaatcataaaatcattacattttaaaaactgattaaacCAATTCAAGTGTAAGATAAAACAAAATCTCATAAAACTTTGGCAGATTCTTGAATTGAAATATTTATCGGCAAGGCAAATCTTTTGTACTGCACATTTCAACACGTCAATTCAAAGTAAAacctaaataaaacatacaataaaaaaggcTATAAAAGCAACAGATggcaaaataataaagatattctattttagcttaattttatttccaatttgagaacttttaatagtttttaataaGACGGATAAAACAGGAGaatgaagtcaaactgaaattgagttacatttttctttctgctaTTGTGTTATTTGcttattaaattacattttgtgtgtattttgaggAAAATGTCTTAAGAAACCTCTGTCAGCATTTACAGTTCAAGCACATATCTGCTTACAACTAAATTATAGTGCGTTATAAACCATTtaactgtttatatactgcttataaatgctgaATGGTGGGAATTAAAGTGTTACTGAATAGAAAAAGTATTAACTCTAAATCTGAAAGTCACTCTGAtccatatttttaattaaaaaaaggttgatgACTAATTGTGAGTTCAGTTTAGCTTTAAGATATTTAGTTATATCAGTTTGCATCCTATATATGTCTATTTATATCTTGtgctttctgtctttcaggTCACTGTCATCAACAAGTGCACCTCTCCAAGATTTATCCAGAAACACTGCTTTTACTAAATACACCCCTCATTCAAACTTCACTAAACCCAACACTACCACTCCCACCACCACACCCTCCAGACTGGAGAAACCCAGCACGACTCCCAGCTTCTCCACcactttttctccttcttcttcgtcttcttcgtcttcttcccGGCCTGCTTCAAGTCTCTTCTCGCCTGCTAAAGAGATTCAGACTTCAGCTTCTGTCTCCAAACCCGCAGCGTCACAGACAACCGTCACCACGACCACCTCCGTCGTCACGAGGCCCGTTGCTGCGCCTCGAACTTCGACCACGGCGGTGAAGACGCAGCAGTCCAAGCTCAAGTTCTGGCAAACGGACCACACCACTAAAAATGAAGATAGCAAGACTGCAACCAAGAACGCAGACGTTAATCGAGGTTTAAATGTGACGGGTAAGACCCAGGAAGTCACAGGAGGTCAATCTGTGACTGTGGTTGTAAATGTCCCTGGCAGAAAGGAAATGAATGTGACTTTGGATAAAGGTGAAAGATGGAAAGCAGGTGGCGAAAAGGTGTATGTGAAACAGGACGACGATGAGAGCAGTAAGAAGAAGGCATCAGCGGCAGCCTTCATCTCTAAGAAAGTGACCGAGGAGAACAACAACAGTAAGCCATCGTGGGTGAATGTAGCGCTGAAGAAAACTGAGAAGTaagaaactacacacacacacacacacacacacacacacacacacacacacacacacacacacacacacatacacacacacacacacacacacacacacacacacacagaaacagactttAAATCTTGCTATAGCCTGACCTCTACTGGTGAAAACTGGTATCTAATAAGGCTTCCTCACCTCTATTCAGACCCTCTCAAATCGAAACCccaaagagggagacagaaggTGTCAGAGGGAGGGTGAAGCTGAAAGCGGACCCGTCGCTCCTCGCTGACTTTCATCCCGCTTCAGACCCCCCGAGCTCTGCTCCGAGCCCGGCCAGCAGGAGCGGACTCGGAGCCAGAACTCCAGAAAGAGGAAGCTCGAAGGCTGGCAGTGCATCACCCGTCACACCAGGTTAAATTGAAATACTTTATATAATTTGATGTAGAGTGTTGTGGCccgctgtctgtgtgtgtttgtggcattAAGTGTGAT belongs to Scomber scombrus chromosome 2, fScoSco1.1, whole genome shotgun sequence and includes:
- the micall2b gene encoding protein-methionine sulfoxide oxidase mical2b isoform X2; its protein translation is MSAVKALQQWCRLRCEGYRDVSITNMTTSFRDGMAFCALIHKHRPDLINFDSLKKENVYDNNKLAFQVAEEQLGIPALLDAEDMVALKIPDRLSILTYVSQYYNYFHGRSPIGGMAGIKRPADEPTDEPAGKKYEPVSAKVFPSSKPARENSPPRSSNITKPFPSPKQSRNAMQNVLVEKSNKTGTLSNKCASCNQHVHLVQRQMVDGKLYHRNCAKSLSSTSAPLQDLSRNTAFTKYTPHSNFTKPNTTTPTTTPSRLEKPSTTPSFSTTFSPSSSSSSSSSRPASSLFSPAKEIQTSASVSKPAASQTTVTTTTSVVTRPVAAPRTSTTAVKTQQSKLKFWQTDHTTKNEDSKTATKNADVNRGLNVTGKTQEVTGGQSVTVVVNVPGRKEMNVTLDKGERWKAGGEKVYVKQDDDESSKKKASAAAFISKKVTEENNNSKPSWVNVALKKTEKPSQIETPKRETEGVRGRVKLKADPSLLADFHPASDPPSSAPSPASRSGLGARTPERGSSKAGSASPVTPASDNESPVDWRSKLKPIGGKDTKPAGSSQSSAKPLANGGGKTSEPSSSSHLSSLNITVTPPASKGFLNGQTANGGKSESQVAKVLNEGEDETLKKPDYIPKENIIKELQDIEDNLNELEKRGVELEMKLRSSEEEGEDDSLMDDLMVEWFNLIRNKQVAMRRESELVYIGKTQDLEEQQPTVEQELRRLMEKPEHLKTPLDKKKEQQLMDKLVGIVNDRNAIIDGLDEDRLREEEEDEELNKMMMNFNLKKDKPKKKSPMSKLLGWKKDKKEG
- the micall2b gene encoding protein-methionine sulfoxide oxidase mical2b isoform X3, with amino-acid sequence MSAVKALQQWCRLRCEGYRDVSITNMTTSFRDGMAFCALIHKHRPDLINFDSLKKENVYDNNKLAFQVAEEQLGIPALLDAEDMVALKIPDRLSILTYVSQYYNYFHGRSPIGGMAGIKRPADEPTDEPAGKKYEPVSAKVFPSSKPARENSPPRSSNITKPFPSPKQSRNAMQNVLVEKSNKTGTLSNKCASCNQHVHLVQRQMVDGKLYHRNCAKSLSSTSAPLQDLSRNTAFTKYTPHSNFTKPNTTTPTTTPSRLEKPSTTPSFSTTFSPSSSSSSSSSRPASSLFSPAKEIQTSASVSKPAASQTTVTTTTSVVTRPVAAPRTSTTAVKTQQSKLKFWQTDHTTKNEDSKTATKNADVNRGLNVTGKTQEVTGGQSVTVVVNVPGRKEMNVTLDKGERWKAGGEKVYVKQDDDESSKKKASAAAFISKKVTEENNNSKPSWVNVALKKTEKPSQIETPKRETEGVRGRVKLKADPSLLADFHPASDPPSSAPSPASRSGLGARTPERGSSKAGSASPVTPAASDNESPVDWRSKLKPIGGKDTKPAGSSQSSAKPLANGGGKTSEPSSSSHLSSLNITVTPPASKGFLNGQTANGGKSESQVAKKPDYIPKENIIKELQDIEDNLNELEKRGVELEMKLRSSEEEGEDDSLMDDLMVEWFNLIRNKQVAMRRESELVYIGKTQDLEEQQPTVEQELRRLMEKPEHLKTPLDKKKEQQLMDKLVGIVNDRNAIIDGLDEDRLREEEEDEELNKMMMNFNLKKDKPKKKSPMSKLLGWKKDKKEG